A genomic stretch from Chitinophagaceae bacterium includes:
- a CDS encoding thioredoxin family protein codes for MKYLSTLVIAFLATQLSFAQVQYEVSKDPKNGLKTVKGILSREQLQNDTAFAWMKNDISWYKPNAVCVANLTPVKDSIQLIVFIGTWCEDSHIVLPQLLKMLDLVKFAADHLTIIGVDRSKQTLGSLSAALGVTKAPTILVMKNGKEIGRVEEYGKYGVYDQELAEVFAKVK; via the coding sequence ATGAAATACTTAAGTACCCTTGTGATTGCATTTCTTGCAACACAACTATCCTTTGCACAGGTTCAATACGAAGTCTCAAAAGATCCAAAAAATGGATTAAAAACGGTGAAGGGAATTTTAAGCCGTGAACAGTTACAAAATGATACAGCTTTTGCGTGGATGAAGAATGATATCAGCTGGTACAAACCCAATGCAGTATGTGTAGCCAATCTTACTCCTGTTAAAGACAGTATTCAGTTAATCGTTTTCATTGGTACATGGTGCGAAGATTCACATATAGTATTACCGCAGTTGCTGAAAATGCTAGACCTGGTAAAATTTGCAGCTGATCATTTAACCATTATTGGTGTAGACCGGAGTAAACAAACACTCGGCTCATTAAGTGCAGCCTTAGGTGTTACCAAAGCGCCAACTATTCTGGTGATGAAGAACGGTAAAGAAATTGGCCGTGTGGAAGAATATGGAAAGTATGGTGTGTATGACCAGGAACTGGCTGAGGTTTTTGCGAAAGTGAAATAA
- a CDS encoding MerR family transcriptional regulator, with product MELPSDEILNKKLYYSIGEVGELFNLNPSSLRYWETEFTVIKPRKNKKGDRFYTVADLKKLHLIYFLLRFKKYTIEAAKDYLKKHKDEAEVRFELVQSLQQIKSFLLSLKADL from the coding sequence ATGGAACTGCCAAGTGATGAAATATTAAACAAGAAATTATATTACAGTATTGGTGAAGTGGGTGAATTATTCAACTTAAATCCATCTTCACTCCGTTACTGGGAAACAGAGTTTACCGTTATCAAACCAAGAAAGAATAAAAAAGGTGACCGGTTTTATACAGTAGCCGATTTAAAAAAACTGCACCTGATCTATTTCCTGCTCCGCTTTAAGAAATATACCATTGAAGCAGCAAAAGATTACCTGAAGAAACATAAAGACGAAGCGGAAGTTAGGTTTGAGCTGGTGCAGAGTTTGCAGCAGATTAAATCATTTTTATTAAGTTTAAAAGCAGATCTATAA
- a CDS encoding mechanosensitive ion channel, which produces MVLIIGILMFTRFVLNFNISNLITGLSIITAAVALATRESLENLIASFIIFFDKPFTMGDLVKVENITGNVERIGLRSTRIRTDQKTFITVPNKKMVDSILDNLSLRSQRKAEIRLELSVQTQANQLLQLTDKAGKLLEQNEIIQQGNVFVTEIGLKSITVQVDYFTAVIEFNSFQEIKQTINLELLNILKTLEIELAGKGLND; this is translated from the coding sequence GTGGTACTGATTATTGGCATTTTGATGTTCACAAGATTTGTTTTGAATTTCAATATTTCCAATCTTATTACAGGACTCAGCATTATTACGGCAGCAGTAGCTCTTGCCACCAGAGAGAGCCTGGAAAACCTGATCGCTTCTTTTATCATTTTCTTTGATAAACCTTTTACGATGGGCGACCTGGTGAAAGTGGAAAATATCACCGGTAATGTTGAACGGATTGGATTAAGAAGTACAAGAATCAGAACTGATCAGAAAACATTTATCACCGTTCCCAATAAAAAAATGGTGGACAGTATTCTTGATAATCTTTCACTCCGTTCTCAACGTAAAGCCGAAATAAGACTGGAGCTGAGTGTGCAGACACAGGCTAATCAGCTTTTGCAGTTAACAGATAAAGCAGGGAAATTGCTGGAGCAAAATGAAATCATTCAGCAGGGAAATGTGTTTGTTACAGAAATCGGTTTGAAATCAATTACAGTGCAGGTAGATTATTTCACTGCTGTTATTGAGTTCAACAGTTTCCAGGAAATTAAACAAACCATCAATCTTGAGTTGCTGAATATTCTGAAGACTCTTGAAATTGAGCTGGCAGGAAAGGGATTGAATGATTAG